ATTTAAATCTGCGGGAATGGAACCCTGCGGCGGAGCGGATCTTTGGCTACTCCAGGGATGAGGTCATGGGGGAACCCCTAGGCTTTTTGATTCCCGAGTGGCGACGCCCCCAAGTGCGGCAGATTATGAGCCAACTGATTCTCAGCCCTCGGGTACTGCGAGAGGTGGGCGAGAATGTGACCAAACAAGGCGATCGCGTCATCTGTGAATGGTATGACGTGCCGTTGGTGACCGCCACCGGAGATGTGGTCGGCATTTCATCTATGGCGGTTGATGTCACCCAGCGAGAACAGGCCCAAGAGAAACTGCGGGAGTCGCAGCAACGGCTATCCCTGCTGATTCAGCAAACTCCCCTGGCGGTGATTGACTGGACACCCGATGGACAGATTTTAGACTGGAATCCATCGGCCGAGCGCATTTTTGGTTACACCCGTGAGCAAGCGATCGGGCAAGCCTTCCACTTTTTAGTTCCCGAGTGGTTCCACAATCAGGTTCAAGATATTTTTGTTCATCTATCCGCGACCAAGCAAAGTAATCGCAGTACCAACGAAAACATCACCCAGGACGGGCGCGTGATTTTCTGCGAATGGTACAACACGCCGCTGATGGCACCCAACGGCGAAATGTTGGGAGTGGTGTCCGCCGTCATGGATGTAACCGAACGACGACGATCGGAACGAGCTCTCAAACGCAGTAATGCCATCCTGCGTGCCCAGCGAGAAGCCTCCATTGATGGGATCTTGATCCTCGATGAACATCGGCGTATCGCCTCCTACAACCAACAGTTCTGCGGCATTTGGGGCATTTTGCCGGATCAGATTGCCACCGAGGGCGATCGCCTCTTGATCCAGCGGCTGTTGGATCAGTTGATCGACAGCGACGTCTTTCTGACAACCGTAGATTTTCTCTACGAACATCCTGATCAATCCAACCGGGAAGAACTGCTGCTTCAGGACGGCCGGGTGTTCGATTGCTATTCTGCCCCCGTGCGATCGCCCGCTGGTGAATTCTACGGCCGGGTTTGGTATTTCCGCGACATCAGCCAACGCAAGCAAGCAGAAATCCAGCTACGGCAGCAGGCAGCGGATCTCGAACATGCCCTCCACGATCTCCAGCGCACCCAGGCCCAACTGGTACAAAGCGAGAAAATGTCTAGCTTAGGACAGCTAGTGGCCGGCGTCGCCCATGAGATTAACAATCCCGTTAATTTCATCTATGGCAACTTAAGCCACGCCACTGATTACATCAACAATATTGTGAATCTGCTCGGTCACTATCGCCTGCGCTATCCTCAGCCTGGCGACGACATCGAGACGCAGATTGAAGACATGGATCTTGACTTCCTTGTGGAAGATTTACCCCAACTACTGAGATCCATGCGCATTGGTGCAGAACGCATTCGGGAAATTGTGTATTCTCTTCGTACCTTCTCCCGACTCGATGAAGCCGACCTAAAAGCCGTCAATATCCATGAAGGCATCGATAGCACCCTGTTGATTCTGCACAATCGCCTCAAGCCCAAACACAACAGTGAAGGAATTGATGTGGTGAAACAGTATGGCGATCTGCCGTTGGTGGAATGCTATGCCGGGCAAATCAACCAGGTGTTTATGAACATCTTATCCAACGCCATCGATGCCTTGGAAGACCATATGAAGGATCATCCCGAGGTTTATCATGACACCAAGGCAGCGATCGCCATCCATACCGAACGAGCCACCCCCGGCTGGATCCGGATTCGCATCTTAGACAACGGCCCTGGTATGCCGGAGTCGGTGCAACGGCAACTCTTCGACCCCTTTTTCACCACCAAACCAGTCGGCAAAGGCACGGGGCTGGGTCTATCCATCAGCCACCAAGTGATTTGCGATCGCCACAAAGGATCCCTCACCTGCCACTCCACGCTCGGTGTTGGCACCGAGTTTGTGATTATGATTCCAGAATCGGTGGGCGCTATCCTCAACGATTGACCCTCATTGACCACCCTAGAAAGTCCATAGACTTGGCAGGAAAGGATTTGTCCGTCACAATTTGGGATGCCCTGTTTGCGATCGCCCCATGACCCCACAAACGTTAGTCATCAAAATTGGTACCTCTAGCCTGACCCATGCAGAAACGGGTCTGCTGTCAATTTCAACCATCGCGGCCTTGGTGGAAACCCTCAGCCAACTCCGACGACGGGGGCATCGGGTGATCCTGGTCTCCTCCGGAGCCGTGGGAGTAGGCTGTGCACGGCTAGGCATGACCGAGCGCCCCAAAGCGATCGCCACCAAGCAAGCCGTTGCCGCTGTAGGACAAGGACGGTTGATGCGGGTCTACGATGACCTGTTTACCACCCTGCAGCAGCCCATCGCCCAGGTGTTGCTCACCCGTAGCGACTTGGTGCAGCGCAGCCGCTATGTCAATGCCTATCGCACCTTTCAAGAACTGCTGCGGCTGAACGTGATCCCCATCGTCAACGAAAACGATACCCTGGCGGTGGATGAACTCAAATTTGGCGACAACGATACCCTTTCAGCTCTCGTCGCTAGTTTAGTTGATGCCCATTGGCTGTTTTTGCTCACCGATGTAGATCGCCTCTACTCCGCCGACCCGCGCTACCATCCCGATGCCCAACCGATTATTCAAGTAGAGCGCATCGATGAACTGTCGGAAATGGTCGAGGTGGGCGATCGCGGCTCAAGCTGGGGCACCGGAGGCATGGTGACCAAAATTGCCGCGGCCCGCATTGCCACCACCGCTGGCGTACGCATGGCCATTACCGAAGGGCGATCGCCCCAGAATATTCTCAAAATCCTCAACGGCGAACCCCTCGGCACCCAGTTTGAACCCC
This sequence is a window from Candidatus Obscuribacterales bacterium. Protein-coding genes within it:
- a CDS encoding PAS domain S-box protein; protein product: LNLREWNPAAERIFGYSRDEVMGEPLGFLIPEWRRPQVRQIMSQLILSPRVLREVGENVTKQGDRVICEWYDVPLVTATGDVVGISSMAVDVTQREQAQEKLRESQQRLSLLIQQTPLAVIDWTPDGQILDWNPSAERIFGYTREQAIGQAFHFLVPEWFHNQVQDIFVHLSATKQSNRSTNENITQDGRVIFCEWYNTPLMAPNGEMLGVVSAVMDVTERRRSERALKRSNAILRAQREASIDGILILDEHRRIASYNQQFCGIWGILPDQIATEGDRLLIQRLLDQLIDSDVFLTTVDFLYEHPDQSNREELLLQDGRVFDCYSAPVRSPAGEFYGRVWYFRDISQRKQAEIQLRQQAADLEHALHDLQRTQAQLVQSEKMSSLGQLVAGVAHEINNPVNFIYGNLSHATDYINNIVNLLGHYRLRYPQPGDDIETQIEDMDLDFLVEDLPQLLRSMRIGAERIREIVYSLRTFSRLDEADLKAVNIHEGIDSTLLILHNRLKPKHNSEGIDVVKQYGDLPLVECYAGQINQVFMNILSNAIDALEDHMKDHPEVYHDTKAAIAIHTERATPGWIRIRILDNGPGMPESVQRQLFDPFFTTKPVGKGTGLGLSISHQVICDRHKGSLTCHSTLGVGTEFVIMIPESVGAILND
- the proB gene encoding glutamate 5-kinase yields the protein MTPQTLVIKIGTSSLTHAETGLLSISTIAALVETLSQLRRRGHRVILVSSGAVGVGCARLGMTERPKAIATKQAVAAVGQGRLMRVYDDLFTTLQQPIAQVLLTRSDLVQRSRYVNAYRTFQELLRLNVIPIVNENDTLAVDELKFGDNDTLSALVASLVDAHWLFLLTDVDRLYSADPRYHPDAQPIIQVERIDELSEMVEVGDRGSSWGTGGMVTKIAAARIATTAGVRMAITEGRSPQNILKILNGEPLGTQFEPQPQPNKARKRWIANGLVPSGKLYLDTGAVKAIQEAGRSLLAAGITEVEGEFQQQDAVQLCDRQGREIARGLVNFTSDELQKIQGRQSEQISDLLGYMAPETVVHRDNLVLSAT